A single Catharus ustulatus isolate bCatUst1 chromosome 7, bCatUst1.pri.v2, whole genome shotgun sequence DNA region contains:
- the STK36 gene encoding serine/threonine-protein kinase 36 isoform X6, which produces MLVTSSQGLVVVVTDYAEGELFQILEDDGSLPEDQVQTIAAQLISALYYLHSHRILHRDMKPQNILLGKDGVVKLCDFGFARAMSIHTLVLTSIKGTPLYMSPELVEERPYDHTADLWSVGCILYELFVGTPPFYTNSIFQLVSLILKDPVKWPENMSPVFKSFLQGLLMKDPHQRLSWPELLSHPFIAGRVTVIDDTEEHGISNPFTTKLSPELQALKEQQVHSMAPRSSQSKILRKAQQKMVEETQKKGQLKAGDASMKDSDNGHPTHRPRAASQKATPEKREPLASSSEKNPCLLQGKTSTPKWESEESPPNPGQHSLSRDYEWESPVAGSPPQAGAGRAEPWSRHSIEVVDLDSEELESDEEWQYLIEDTEPSAKQLSVTMSLLRDPVFQHRVQDRLADSAQRALEGMLVGASHLRTVLHVMLNLLSSRCDAELLDHFCQELNVPLSLLRLAKQILESGVTKKQPWCIAVLTDIIMVTKVYFSSECSLEESGPKDSLQESADCFLALLPELLAAPADSEMKLCQQSLLCFTQLCENLKMADPSISAHFYTRLQEEHQPLLNRLLQGSISEQPALQGAAVEGKSAHDQSPCVADLFLAALAAACSIPLERNSFREAKQQVAYTVAEKLMEGECQQLARLVGRLEHPGCSLNVLTILYAGCHACPNLCQHLGRSQPLWGSLMQLLKTEVPVVEVTQKAACEASLYLLALLTLQFQASPPRREEMVTLAVDLIIQSPVVSLVGAAAFLLAQLSQHGVALELKREKILPVVTNALTAPAEVWDGDRETGDPCLPQCEGVQRWAQKGASVMPSSPATSSRLSPALLQLQLPLPMGAGLYDGLFFLLLKLLEQEDVVLEQGFASSELWSLIWHCVAVVLHVRTNKAVLEGDPPPSAGHLMAEPDWNLLSPKGTLLFLRLAFSVFTRESHQCLSQLTQSHGVLTVTLKRLLSPGFLACLAQMQAGKDGNPEVVPNVVIQVCQLLSFPFALDVDKDTLALIMEAVRDTQIPAQLLQVCAHHLPFSFTELPMGLLCQFVVSDTQVIDQVVKEAAASEHIVAFLKSVLFSDNVILTTDLLSLLSHVARACSEHLPFLQTILRDSDVADQPLTYLLSHKQHLIRARTCNLLGNLLRHSFSPVLEGQPGWLERLLECLSDPESCVRRAATFAVGNAARHASCPAGTLGRAVPTLTRLLGDTQAKTCCNAALALSNLGQRGAELRDLLIQNRAPDLLLQVSCQDPRKTVQERALEALQALSQYPGIQQVLLSLKATEKLAALAGVSPRSPSARYCELLLRRLADLPGRAGPSQPSPRPGAER; this is translated from the exons ATGCTGGTAACTTCATCTCAGGGTCTG GTGGTGGTCGTGACTGACTACGCAGAGGGAGAGCTCTTCCAGATCCTGGAGGATGATGGGAGTTTGCCTGAGGACCAG GTCCAGACCATAGCTGCCCAACTCATCTCTGCTCTCTACTACCTGCACTCCCACCGCATCCTGCACCGTGACATGAAACCCCAGAACATCCTGCTGGGCAAAGATGGTGTTGTCAAGCTCTGTGACTTTGG GTTTGCCCGTGCCATGAGCATCCACACCCTGGTGCTGACGTCCATCAAGGGCACCCCGCTGTACATGTCCCCTGAGCTGGTGGAAGAACGGCCGTATGACCACACAGCAGACCTGTGGTCTGTGGGCTGCATCTTGTACGAGCTGTTTGTGGGCACTCCTCCCTTCTACACCAACAGCATCTTCCAACTTGTCAGCCTTATCCTCAAGGACCCTGTCAAATGGCCTGAGAACATGAGCCCAGTGTTCAAG agcttccTTCAGGGATTACTAATGAAGGACCCCCACCAGCGCCTATCATGGCCAGAGCTACTTTCTCACCCCTTCATTGCTGGACGGGTTACTG TGATTGATGACACAGAAGAGCATGGGATTTCAAACCCGTTCACCACCAAGCTGTCGCCAGAGCTGCAGGCCCTGAAGGAGCAGCAAGTCCATTCCATggcccccaggagcagccagtcCAAGATCCTGAGAAAGGCCCAGCAGAAGATGGTTGAAGAGACACAGAAAAAG GGCCAGCTGAAGGCAGGTGATGCATCTATGAAGGATTCTGACAATGGACATCCCACACACAGACCCAGAGCAGCATCACAGAAGGCAACCCCTGAGAAGAGGGAGCCCTTGGCTTCCTCCAGTGAGAAGAATCCATGTCTCTTGCAAGGAAAGACCAGCACACCCAAGTGGGAGTCTGAGGAGTCTCCTCCCAACCCAGG GCAACACAGCCTCTCTCGAGACTATGAGTGGGAGTCTCCTGTAGCAGGTTCCCCTCCacaggctggtgctggcagggcagagccctggagcaggcacagcattGAGGTCGTGGACCTGGACAGTGAG GAGCTGGAGAGCGATGAGGAGTGGCAGTACCTGATTGAGGACACTGAGCCCTCAGCAAAGCAGCTGAGTGTGACTATGAGCCTCCTGAGGGACCCGGTCTTCCAGCACCGTGTCCAGGACCGCCTGGCAGACTCTGCTCAGCGG GCGCTGGAGGGGATGCTGGTGGGAGCCTCCCATCTTCGTACTGTGCTTCATGTTATGCTCAACCTCCTGTCCAGCCGGTgtgatgctgagctgctggacCACTTCTGCCAAGAGCTGAAtgtgcctctgtccctgctgcgTCTAGCCAAGCAGATCCTGGAAAGTGGTGTCACCAAGAAG CAGCCGTGGTGTATCGCTGTGCTGACAGACATCATCATGGTGACGAAAGTTTATTTCAGCAGTGAatgcagcctggaggagagtGGCCCAAAGGACAG cctgcaggagagTGCTGACTgcttcctggccctgctgccagagctgctggctgccccaGCCGACAGTGAGATGAAACTCTGCCAGCAAAGCCTCCTG TGCTTCACCCAGCTTTGTGAGAACCTGAAAATGGCAGATCCCTCTATCTCTGCACACTTCTACACCAGGCTGCAAGAGGAGCATCAGCCCCTGCTGAACAGACTTCTTCAGGGATCCATCTCAGAGCAGCCTGCTCTTCAAG gtgcAGCAGTGGAGGGCAAGTCAGCCCATGACCAAAGCCCATGTGTGGCAGATCTCTTCCTGGCTGCTTTGGCTGCTGCATGCAGCATCCCCCTGGAGAGAAACAGCTTTCGAGAAGCCAAGCAGCAG GTTGCTTACACAGTAGCTGAAAAACTCATGGAAGGAGAGTGCCAGCAGCTTGCAAGACTGGTGGGGAGGCTGGAGcacccaggctgctccctgaaTGTCCTGACG ATCCTCTACGCTGGCTGTCATGCCTGCCCGAAcctgtgccagcacctgggAAGGAGCCAACCACTGTGGGGTTCCCTCATGCAACTCTTAAAGACTGAG GTCCCTGTGGTGGAGGTGACCCAGAAGGCAGCCTGTGAAGCCTCTCTGtacctgctggccctgctcaccctgcagtTTCAGGCATCCCCTCCCAG GCGTGAGGAGATGGTTACCCTGGCTGTGGATCTCATCATCCAGTCTCCTGTTGTGTCCCTTGTG GGTGCTGCAGCAtttctcctggcacagctcagtcAGCATGGGGTGGCTTTGGAGCTCAAGAGAGAAAAGATCCTACCAGTGGTAACAAATGCGCTGACAGCACCTGCTGAGGtatgggatggggacagagaaaCTGGGGACCCATGCCTACCCCAATGTGAAGGTGTGCAAAGGTGGGCTCAGAAGGGTGCAAGTGTGATGCCATCAAGCCCAGCAACCAGCTCCAGACTGTCTCCCGCTCTCttacagctgcagctccccctgccAATGGGTGCTGGTCTCTATGATGggctcttcttcctcctgctgaaACTCCTTGAACAG GAGGATGTGGTCTTGGAGCAGGGCTTTGCTTCCTCAGAGCTATGGAGCCTGATCTGGCATTGTGTTGCTGTGGTGCTTCATGTGCGCACCAacaaggcagtgctggagggagACCCACCCCCAAGTGCTGGTCACCTCATGGCAGAGCCAGATTGGAACCTCCTCTCCCCTAAAG gaacCCTGCTCTTCCTCAGGCTGGCCTTCAGTGTCTTCACTCGTGAGTCCCACCAGTGTCTGTCTCAGCTCACTCAGTCCCACGGTGTGCTCACGGTGACACTGAAGAgactgctgtcccctggcttCTTGGCATGCCTGGCACAGAT GCAAGCAGGAAAGGATGGGAACCCTGAGGTTGTGCCAAATGTGGTCATCCAGGTCTGCcagcttctttctttcccttttgccCTGGATGTGGATAAAGATACCTTAGCACTGATCATGGAGGCTGTGAGAGACACGCAgatccctgcacagctgctgcag GTCTGCGCTCACCATCTGCCCTTCTCATTCACCGAGCTCCCCATGGGCCTCTTGTGCCAATTTGTGGTGTCTGATACACAGGTCATAGACCAAGTGGTGAaggaagctgctgcttcagAGCACATTGTTGCCTTCTTGAAGTCTGTCTTGTTCTCAGACAATGTCATACTCACAACTGACCTCCTGTCTCTCTTGAGCCACGTGGCGCGGGCCTGTTCAGAGCACCTGCCTTTTCTCCAGACAATCCTAAGGGACTCAGATGTGGCTGACCAGCCACTGACCTACCTGCTCAGCCACAAGCAACACCTGATACGGGCCAGAACCTGCAACTTGCTGGGCAACCTGCTCCGCCACAGCTTTTCCCCAGTGCTTGAGGGCCAGCCCGGTTGGCTGGAAAGGCTGCTAGAGTGCCTGTCAGACCCGGAGAGCTGCGTGCGCAGGGCAGCCACCTTTGCAGTGGGCAACGCCGCCCGCCACGCGTCTTGTCCGGCGGGGACCCTGGGCAGGGCCGTGCCCACGCTGACCCGGCTGCTGGGCGACACGCAGGCCAAGACGTGCTGCAACGCGGCCCTGGCCCTCAGCAACCTGGGCCAGCGCGGGGCAGAGCTGCGGGATCTGCTGATCCAGAACAGGGCCCCCgacctcctgctgcaggtgagctgcCAGGACCCGCGGAAGACCGTGCAGGAGAGAGCCCTCGAGGCACTGCAAGCCCTCAGCCAGTACCCTGGGATCCAGCAG GTCCTGCTCTCCCTCAAAGCCACCGAGAAGCTGGCCGCGCTGGCCGGTGTCAGTCCCCGGTCGCCTTCTGCCCGGTACTGCGAGCTGCTCCTCCGCCGCCTCGCAGATCTGCCCGGCCGCGCGGGGCCCAGTCAGCCGTCGCCGCGTCCCGGCGCCGAGCGGTGA